One window from the genome of Kryptolebias marmoratus isolate JLee-2015 linkage group LG1, ASM164957v2, whole genome shotgun sequence encodes:
- the LOC108233738 gene encoding long-chain-fatty-acid--CoA ligase ACSBG2-like isoform X2 → MEGSGPGSETPVTVHQMFLETVERHGDHAALMSKKDGQWATLTWRQYYEECRAAAKSFLKLGLERFHGVGILGFNSPEWFIADVGCVLAGGLAAGIYTTNSPEACQYVAANCEANVLIVENQKQLDKILKVKDQLPHLKAIVQYKGELQQKTPFLYTWGEFMQLGEDVPNEQLDAVIDSQRANECCTLIYTSGTTGNPKGVMLSHDNITWTARTASVALNPNSKQEVIVSYLPLSHVAAQMIDIWVCMSFAGTTYFAEPDALKGSLVNTLKEVRPTGFLGVPRVWEKMQEKMKAVGAKGSPLKKRLADWAKSIGLQYNYSAMKGENVVPWGFMLSNSLVFKRVRAALGFDRCRICCTGAAPITKETLEYFLSLNIPVRELYGMSESSGPHTLSIAEYRIGSCGKVMPGCKTKLQDPDADGNGEICFWGRHVFMGYLNMPDKTAEALDEDGWLQSGDLGKHDEDDFLYITGRIKELIITAGGENIPPVPIEEAVKIEVPIISNAMLIGDKLKFLSMLLTLKCVMDDNGEPTDDLSPEALDFCRQLGVKATKVSEIVGDKEAAVYKAIQEGMERVNVRSTSNAQKVQKWVILERDFSVTGGELGPTLKLRRPIVVKMYQDKINKMYAVAAEKQ, encoded by the exons ATGGAGGGCTCGGGCCCGGGCTCGGAGACGCCCGTCACCGTCCACCAGATGTTCCTGGAGACGGTGGAAAGACACGGGGATCACGCAGCTCTGATGTCCAAAAAGGACGGCCAGTGGGCGACCCTGACCTGGAGGCAGTACTACGAAGAGTGCCGAGCAGCAGCCAAAAGTTTCCTCAAG CTGGGCCTGGAACGTTTCCACGGAGTCGGCATCCTGGGATTCAACTCTCCAGAGTGGTTCATCGCAGACGTGGGCTGCGTTTTGGCGGG ggGTCTGGCAGCAGGAATTTACACGACCAACTCACCTGAAGCTTGTCAGTACGTCGCCGCCAACTGCGAGGCAAACGTCCTGATTgtagaaaaccagaaacaactCGACAAAATCCTGAAG GTTAAAGATCAGCTGCCTCACCTGAAAGCCATCGTTCAGTATAAAGgcgagctgcagcagaaaacaccGTTCCTTTACACC tggGGCGAGTTCATGCAGCTCGGAGAAGACGTGCCCAACGAGCAACTGGATGCTGTGATAGACAGCCAGCGGGCCAATGAGTGCTGCACTCTCATCTACACATCTGGAACCACTGGAAACCCAAAGGGAGTCATGCTGAGCCACGACAAC ATCACGTGGACGGCCCGAACGGCATCCGTTGCTTTAAATCCGAACAGCAAACAGGAGGTCATCGTCAGCTACCTGCCGCTCAGCCACGTCGCAGCCCAGATGATCGACATCTGGGTCTGCATGAGTTTCGCAGGAACCACCTACTTCGCTGAGCCTGACGCCCTCAAG GGGTCCTTAGTGAACACGCTGAAAGAGGTTCGCCCCACTGGTTTCCTGGGGGTTCCTCGGGTGTGGGAGAAGATGCAGGAGAAGATGAAGGCTGTCGGTGCCAAAGGGTCTCCTCTGAAGAAGAGGTTGGCGGACTGGGCCAAGTCCATTGGCCTCCAGTATAACTACAGTGCCATGAAGGG GGAGAACGTGGTGCCGTGGGGCTTCATGTTGTCCAACAGTCTGGTGTTTAAGAGGGTCCGGGCCGCCCTGGGTTTCGACCGCTGCAGGATTTGCTGCACCGGCGCTGCCCCCATCACCAAAGAGACCCTGGAGTACTTCCTGAGCCTGAACATCCCAGTGAGGGAGCTCTACGGCATGAGCGAAAGCTCCGGCCCGCACACCCTCTCCATTGCGGAGTATCGCATTGGAAG CTGTGGAAAAGTGATGCCGGGCTGCAAGACGAAGCTGCAGGATCCAGATGCGGACGGGAACGGAGAGATCTGCTTCTGGGGTCGTCACGTCTTCATGGGCTACCTGAACATGCCTGACAAAACGGCGGAGGCTCTCGACGAGGACGGCTGGCTGCAATCTGGAGACCTGGGAAAACACGACGAGGACGACTTCCTGTACATCACAGGAAGGATCAAGG AGCTGATCATCACTGCCGGCGGTGAGAACATCCCCCCCGTCCCCATCGAGGAGGCGGTGAAGATCGAGGTGCCCATCATCAGCAACGCCATGCTGATCGGAGACAAGCTCAAGTTCCTCTCCATGCTCCTCACGCTCAAG TGCGTGATGGACGACAACGGCGAGCCCACGGACGACCTGAGCCCCGAAGCTCTGGACTTCTGCCGGCAGCTCGGCGTCAAGGCGACCAAGGTGTCGGAGATCGTAGGCGACAAGGAGGCGGCTGTCTACAAAGCCATCCAGGAGGGGATGGAGCGAGTCAACGTCCGGTCAACATCCAACGCCCAGAAGGTCCAGAAGTGGGTCATCCTGGAGCGGGACTTCTCCGTGACCGGAGGAGAACTGG GACCCACCCTGAAACTGAGGAGGCCCATTGTTGTGAAAATGTACCAGGACAAAATCAACAAGATGTACGCAGTGGCTGCAGAGAAGCAGTAG
- the hint2 gene encoding histidine triad nucleotide-binding protein 2, mitochondrial: protein MYMRHILRSQFFGTRSARFCPFLRVCRTERSLCTKTDEVKLAQEASRRYGSPGPTIFSKVIDKSIPADIIYEDDKSLAFRDVNPQAPVHFLVIPRVPIPRISAARDDDAQLLGHLLIVAKNVAKQESLADGYRVVINDGKDGSQSVYHLHIHVLGGRQMSWPPG from the exons ATGTATATGCGTCATATTTTACGATCGCAGTTCTTCGGGACCAGATCGGCCCGGTTCTGTCCTTTTCTGCGCGTTTGCCGAACAGAG AGGTCACTTTGCACCAAGACTGATGAGGTGAAGCTGGCACAGGAGGCCAGCAGGAGGTATGGCTCCCCAGGTCCAACCATCTTCTCCAAAGTGATTGATAAAAGCATCCCTGCAGATATTATTTACGAGGATGACAAG AGTTTGGCATTCAGAGACGTCAACCCACAGGCCCCTGTTCACTTCCTGGTTATTCCAAGGGTCCCTATTCCTCGAATAAGTGCAGCCAGAGACGATGACGCCCAG CTCTTGGGACATTTGTTGATTGTTGCTAAAAACGTGGCGAAGCAGGAGTCCCTTGCTGATGGTTACAGAGTTG TGATCAACGATGGAAAAGATGGATCTCAGAGCGTCTACCACCTTCACATCCACGTCCTGGGAGGAAGACAGATGTCATGGCCGCCAGGGTGA
- the LOC108233739 gene encoding flavin reductase (NADPH)-like, with the protein MKIALLGATGQTGQYLVRQALEQGHTVTAVVRNPEKLVVRHDNLKVVKTDIFSSDSLKTHFKDQDVVVSCLGFPASFFSGVTGYTASMSAVIGAMQQARVNRLITMTSWYTEPNSGAQSSYLIRFLLLPMIRSVLNNMFEMERFLQKTEDINWTVVRPPGLKNLPASAQEFLTHEGYFVPDSGGQPARSAVGRGDVARFMLSLLNSNAWVRRGVAITTK; encoded by the exons ATGAAGATCGCCCTGCTGGGAGCCACGGGGCAGACCGGGCAGTATCTGGTCAGACAGGCGCTGGAGCAGGGTCACACGGTCACCGCCGTCGTCAGGAACCCGGAGAAGCTCGTCGTGCGTCATGACAACCTGAAG GTGGTGAAGACGGACATTTTCTCCTCCGACAGCCTGAAGACTCACTTCAAAGACCAGGATGTGGTCGTGTCTTGCCTAGGCTTCCCCGCCTCCTTCTTCTCGGGGGTGACGGGCTACACGGCGTCCATGTCGGCGGTGATCGGCGCCATGCAGCAGGCCCGAGTCAACAGGCTGATCACCATGACGTCCTGGTACACCGAGC ccaactCTGGAGCTCAGTCTTCGTACCTGATCCGGTTCCTCCTGCTGCCGATGATCAGAAGCGTCCTCAACAACATGTTTGAGATGGAGCGCTTCCTGCAGAAAACCGAGGACATCAACTGGACCGTGGTCCGGCCCCCCGGCCTCAAAAACCTGCCGGCTTCAG ccCAGGAGTTTCTGACCCACGAGGGCTACTTTGTTCCTGACAGCGGCGGTCAGCCGGCACGCAGCGCGGTGGGAAGAGGCGACGTGGCTCGCTTCATGCTCTCTTTGCTCAACAGTAACGCCTGGGTCAGACGGGGAGTCGCCATCACCACGAAGTGA
- the mrps30 gene encoding 39S ribosomal protein S30, mitochondrial, with translation MAARMRLPLQRVFPPLRNQKLVHTEAAAKEPAYPPVVASLTAKSKSARLRQIQEHVAKIRAAPVDEKLSLITRIQRLKFIVYPQTFARNADTWYQHFTKTAYVPGLPEKFAPASTAAPGLDDAAFADVRALVTRVILQEHWHKAKKRPPFTFRRQEMLVGPFLRNLVAELTHSLSTFSPLLRFSSLDISPQVNFYWRRGKRIIPKGHRKGRPEPHRFQIDDQPLSQIRITQQLPQFTPLEASYAAEVPEVPYAPNLMPLFRRQYANHIFTGAKLPDPACYGHTQFHLVPDRYHRNRLARMGQSDQVEVFLRANAMASLFAWTGAQAMYQGFWNFEDVARPFVSQAVISDGHFFSFFCYQLNTVALSVETDAGNPRKNLLWGTESLRLYEGVQDGEVVGLNDDVIRLLVQFLLNQPSS, from the exons ATGGCGGCCCGCATGAGACTGCCCTTGCAGAGAGTTTTCCCTCCGCTCAGAAACCAAAAACTCGTCCACACCGAAGCTGCGGCCAAAGAACCCGCGTACCCGCCCGTAGTCGCCTCTCTCACGGCTAAGAGCAAGTCGGCCCGGCTGCGGCAGATCCAGGAGCACGTCGCGAAGATCCGCGCCGCCCCCGTCGACGAGAAGCTGTCCCTTATCACTCGAATCCAGCGGCTGAAATTCATCGTTTACCCGCAGACCTTCGCTCGCAACGCGGACACATGGTACCAGCACTTCACCAAGACCGCGTACGTCCCGGGCCTGCCCGAGAAGTTCGCCCCGGCCTCGACCGCGGCGCCGGGGCTCGACGACGCTGCGTTCGCTGACGTCCGAGCTCTGGTCACCCGGGTGATCTTACAGGAGCACTGGCACAAGGCGAAGAAGCGGCCGCCCTTCACGTTCAGACGGCAGGAGATGCTGGTCGGTCCTTTCCTCAGGAACCTGGTGGCCGAACTTACCCACAGTTTGTCCACATTCAGCCCGCTGCTCCGGTTCTCCAGCCTGG ATATCAGCCCACAGGTGAACTTTTACTGGAGGAGAGGTAAGAGGATAATCCCGAAGGGGCACCGTAAGGGCCGCCCGGAGCCTCACAGGTTCCAGATTGACGACCAGCCTCTCAGTCAGATCAGGATAACTCAGCAGCTGCCTCAG TTCACCCCGCTGGAGGCTTCATACGCAGCCGAAGTCCCAGAGGTCCCATACGCGCCGAACCTGATGCCTCTGTTCAGGAGACAGTACGCCAATCACATCTTCACAG GTGCAAAGCTACCAGACCCGGCGTGTTATGGTCACACTCAGTTCCATTTGGTCCCGGACAGATACCACAGGAACCGCTTGGCCCGGATGGGCCAGTCGGACCAGGTGGAGGTCTTCCTCAGAGCCAACGCCATGGCCAGTCTCTTCGCTTGGACTGGAGCTCAGGCCATGTATCAGG GTTTCTGGAACTTCGAGGACGTCGCGAGGCCCTTCGTGTCGCAGGCCGTGATCTCGGACGGCcacttcttctccttcttctgctACCAGCTCAACACCGTGGCCCTGTCCGTGGAAACCGACGCCGGCAACCCCAGAAAGAACCTTCTGTGGGGCACCGAGAGCCTGCGGCTGTACGAGGGCGTGCAGGACGGAGAGGTGGTGGGCCTGAACGACGACGTCATCAGGCTTCTGGTTCAGTTCCTCCTGAATCAGCCGAGCAGCTGA
- the LOC108233623 gene encoding peroxiredoxin-like 2A, protein MSGSRMEAAELSSLKPQLDKLWLPLYAVVKGNISTEVQNFRPFFSGEVFLDDERRFYGPRERKMGLLAFLRLGVWLSGVRAFRKGFIGNVLGEGFVLGGVFVVGRGQQGYFLEYREEEFGDKVSVSDVLRAARKIPQEL, encoded by the exons ATGTCCGGCTCGCGGATG GAGGCCGCAGAGCTGTCCTCTCTGAAACCCCAGCTGGACAAGCTCTGGCTCCCTCTTTATGCTGTGGTGAAGGGGAACATCAGCACCGAGGTCCAGAACTTCAGGCCCTTTTTTAGCGGCGAGGTTTTCCTGGACGATGAG AGGCGGTTTTATGGGCCCCGAGAGCGGAAGATGGGGCTCCTGGCGTTCCTGCGTCTTGGAGTGTGGCTGAGCGGCGTGAGGGCCTTCAGAAAAGGCTTCATCGGAAACGTTTTGGGGGAGGGCTTCGTGCTCGGCGGGGTTTTTGTCGTCGGACGAGGGCAGCAG GGATATTTCCTGGAGTACAGAGAGGAGGAGTTCGGAGACAAAGTCAGCGTTTCAGATGTCCTCCGAGCGGCCAGAAAAATCCCACAGGAGCTTTAG
- the LOC108233738 gene encoding long-chain-fatty-acid--CoA ligase ACSBG2-like isoform X1, with translation MSLKESPAVSRDAAADGNTDSVCSQEETTELNGGKADPVLKISPDCPTKPPGCPGLNGDTEGRSAEEPRAVPLSAANLATTLAPAEQLWCSSRDQAVRLRMEGSGPGSETPVTVHQMFLETVERHGDHAALMSKKDGQWATLTWRQYYEECRAAAKSFLKLGLERFHGVGILGFNSPEWFIADVGCVLAGGLAAGIYTTNSPEACQYVAANCEANVLIVENQKQLDKILKVKDQLPHLKAIVQYKGELQQKTPFLYTWGEFMQLGEDVPNEQLDAVIDSQRANECCTLIYTSGTTGNPKGVMLSHDNITWTARTASVALNPNSKQEVIVSYLPLSHVAAQMIDIWVCMSFAGTTYFAEPDALKGSLVNTLKEVRPTGFLGVPRVWEKMQEKMKAVGAKGSPLKKRLADWAKSIGLQYNYSAMKGENVVPWGFMLSNSLVFKRVRAALGFDRCRICCTGAAPITKETLEYFLSLNIPVRELYGMSESSGPHTLSIAEYRIGSCGKVMPGCKTKLQDPDADGNGEICFWGRHVFMGYLNMPDKTAEALDEDGWLQSGDLGKHDEDDFLYITGRIKELIITAGGENIPPVPIEEAVKIEVPIISNAMLIGDKLKFLSMLLTLKCVMDDNGEPTDDLSPEALDFCRQLGVKATKVSEIVGDKEAAVYKAIQEGMERVNVRSTSNAQKVQKWVILERDFSVTGGELGPTLKLRRPIVVKMYQDKINKMYAVAAEKQ, from the exons atgagtttaaaagaaagtcCAGCCGTGAGCAGGGATGCAGCAGCTGATGGCAACACTGACAG CGTCTGCTCCCAGGAGGAAACGACGGAGCTAAACGGTGGAAAAGCTGatccagttttaaagatttcCCCTGACTGTCCTACCAAACCTCCCGGATGTCCCGGACTGAATGGAGACACTGAAGGACGTTCAGCAG AGGAGCCCAGGGCCGTTCCCCTGTCGGCGGCCAACCTGGCGACAACTTTGGCCCCCGCGGAGCAGCTGTGGTGCTCCAGCAGAGACCAGGCGGTCAGGCTGAGGATGGAGGGCTCGGGCCCGGGCTCGGAGACGCCCGTCACCGTCCACCAGATGTTCCTGGAGACGGTGGAAAGACACGGGGATCACGCAGCTCTGATGTCCAAAAAGGACGGCCAGTGGGCGACCCTGACCTGGAGGCAGTACTACGAAGAGTGCCGAGCAGCAGCCAAAAGTTTCCTCAAG CTGGGCCTGGAACGTTTCCACGGAGTCGGCATCCTGGGATTCAACTCTCCAGAGTGGTTCATCGCAGACGTGGGCTGCGTTTTGGCGGG ggGTCTGGCAGCAGGAATTTACACGACCAACTCACCTGAAGCTTGTCAGTACGTCGCCGCCAACTGCGAGGCAAACGTCCTGATTgtagaaaaccagaaacaactCGACAAAATCCTGAAG GTTAAAGATCAGCTGCCTCACCTGAAAGCCATCGTTCAGTATAAAGgcgagctgcagcagaaaacaccGTTCCTTTACACC tggGGCGAGTTCATGCAGCTCGGAGAAGACGTGCCCAACGAGCAACTGGATGCTGTGATAGACAGCCAGCGGGCCAATGAGTGCTGCACTCTCATCTACACATCTGGAACCACTGGAAACCCAAAGGGAGTCATGCTGAGCCACGACAAC ATCACGTGGACGGCCCGAACGGCATCCGTTGCTTTAAATCCGAACAGCAAACAGGAGGTCATCGTCAGCTACCTGCCGCTCAGCCACGTCGCAGCCCAGATGATCGACATCTGGGTCTGCATGAGTTTCGCAGGAACCACCTACTTCGCTGAGCCTGACGCCCTCAAG GGGTCCTTAGTGAACACGCTGAAAGAGGTTCGCCCCACTGGTTTCCTGGGGGTTCCTCGGGTGTGGGAGAAGATGCAGGAGAAGATGAAGGCTGTCGGTGCCAAAGGGTCTCCTCTGAAGAAGAGGTTGGCGGACTGGGCCAAGTCCATTGGCCTCCAGTATAACTACAGTGCCATGAAGGG GGAGAACGTGGTGCCGTGGGGCTTCATGTTGTCCAACAGTCTGGTGTTTAAGAGGGTCCGGGCCGCCCTGGGTTTCGACCGCTGCAGGATTTGCTGCACCGGCGCTGCCCCCATCACCAAAGAGACCCTGGAGTACTTCCTGAGCCTGAACATCCCAGTGAGGGAGCTCTACGGCATGAGCGAAAGCTCCGGCCCGCACACCCTCTCCATTGCGGAGTATCGCATTGGAAG CTGTGGAAAAGTGATGCCGGGCTGCAAGACGAAGCTGCAGGATCCAGATGCGGACGGGAACGGAGAGATCTGCTTCTGGGGTCGTCACGTCTTCATGGGCTACCTGAACATGCCTGACAAAACGGCGGAGGCTCTCGACGAGGACGGCTGGCTGCAATCTGGAGACCTGGGAAAACACGACGAGGACGACTTCCTGTACATCACAGGAAGGATCAAGG AGCTGATCATCACTGCCGGCGGTGAGAACATCCCCCCCGTCCCCATCGAGGAGGCGGTGAAGATCGAGGTGCCCATCATCAGCAACGCCATGCTGATCGGAGACAAGCTCAAGTTCCTCTCCATGCTCCTCACGCTCAAG TGCGTGATGGACGACAACGGCGAGCCCACGGACGACCTGAGCCCCGAAGCTCTGGACTTCTGCCGGCAGCTCGGCGTCAAGGCGACCAAGGTGTCGGAGATCGTAGGCGACAAGGAGGCGGCTGTCTACAAAGCCATCCAGGAGGGGATGGAGCGAGTCAACGTCCGGTCAACATCCAACGCCCAGAAGGTCCAGAAGTGGGTCATCCTGGAGCGGGACTTCTCCGTGACCGGAGGAGAACTGG GACCCACCCTGAAACTGAGGAGGCCCATTGTTGTGAAAATGTACCAGGACAAAATCAACAAGATGTACGCAGTGGCTGCAGAGAAGCAGTAG